Proteins encoded by one window of Pseudonocardia alni:
- a CDS encoding carbohydrate ABC transporter permease, which translates to MSRSRRDTRTAYLLLAPSLVGVVLFLLLPVLIVLGLALFRWDLVGPRTFVGLDNVAAVAADGRFARSLLVTAFFVLIVIPVQTVLGLAAALLLDRGLPGTTVFRVVFVLPWICAPLVLGVVWRWILSPTDGALNALLGIRVEWLADPALALPSVAAVTAWTQVGYVALFFLAGLRAIPDTIVEAARLDGASAWQLLWRIRLPLLRPTLFFVLVTGVISSFQVFDSVYALTPNGGPQGVTDVVAGRIYYEAFENRAVGQAAVMAVVLFVILVVVTMAQQRWFSRRTTYELDT; encoded by the coding sequence GTGAGCCGGTCCCGGCGGGACACCCGCACCGCGTACCTGCTGCTGGCCCCCAGCCTGGTGGGCGTGGTGCTGTTCCTGCTGCTCCCGGTGCTGATCGTGCTGGGGCTGGCGCTGTTCCGGTGGGATCTGGTCGGGCCGCGGACCTTCGTCGGGCTGGACAACGTCGCCGCGGTCGCCGCGGACGGCCGGTTCGCGCGGTCCCTGCTGGTGACGGCGTTCTTCGTACTCATCGTCATCCCGGTGCAGACCGTGCTCGGACTGGCGGCGGCGCTGCTGCTGGACCGCGGGCTGCCCGGGACGACGGTGTTCCGGGTGGTCTTCGTCCTGCCGTGGATCTGCGCGCCGCTGGTGCTGGGCGTGGTGTGGCGGTGGATCCTGTCCCCCACCGACGGCGCGCTCAACGCGCTGCTCGGGATCCGCGTCGAGTGGCTGGCCGACCCGGCGCTGGCGCTGCCGTCGGTCGCCGCGGTGACCGCCTGGACCCAGGTCGGCTACGTCGCCCTGTTCTTCCTGGCCGGGCTGCGCGCCATCCCGGACACGATCGTGGAGGCGGCCCGGCTCGACGGGGCCTCGGCGTGGCAGCTGCTCTGGCGGATCCGGCTGCCGCTGCTGCGCCCGACACTGTTCTTCGTGCTGGTCACCGGGGTGATCTCCAGCTTCCAGGTGTTCGACTCGGTGTACGCCCTCACGCCGAACGGCGGCCCGCAGGGTGTCACCGACGTCGTCGCGGGGCGGATCTACTACGAGGCGTTCGAGAACCGCGCGGTCGGGCAGGCCGCGGTGATGGCGGTGGTGTTGTTCGTGATCCTGGTGGTGGTGACCATGGCCCAGCAGCGGTGGTTCAGCCGTCGCACGACCTACGAGCTCGACACGTGA
- a CDS encoding glutamate decarboxylase has protein sequence MPGAHSPSEDRGDDRAVPVNPVFAAEPVDIPRFRIPDTGMHPEIAYQVVHDELMLDGNARLNLATFVTTWAEPQAERLMAESFDKNMIDKDEYPRTADLEQRCVRMLADLWHAPDPGRAIGCSTTGSSEACMLGGLALKRRWQHRRRAAGLPTDRPNIVMGVNVQICWDKFANYWDVEPRLVPMEGDRLHLGVEEAVALCDENTIGVVAILGSTFDGSYEPVAQLCAALDDLQSRTGLDVPVHVDGASGAMVAPFCDPDLEWDFRLPRVASINTSGHKYGLVHPGVGWAVWRDTDALPEDLVFRVNYLGGDMPTFALNFSRPGGQVIAQYYNFLRLGHEGYARVQGTCREIATGLARRIEATGAFRLLTDGSQLPVFAFTVADGEPFSVFDVSAGLRETGWLVPAYTFPENREDLAALRIVVRNGFSHDLAALLLDDLARLLERLRRQAGPVRGSEAAGFAHGT, from the coding sequence ATGCCCGGTGCGCACTCACCCTCGGAGGACCGCGGCGACGACCGCGCGGTCCCGGTCAACCCGGTCTTCGCCGCGGAGCCCGTCGACATCCCCCGCTTCCGCATCCCCGACACGGGGATGCACCCGGAGATCGCCTACCAGGTGGTGCACGACGAGCTGATGCTCGACGGGAACGCCCGGCTGAACCTGGCCACGTTCGTCACGACGTGGGCGGAGCCCCAGGCCGAGCGGCTGATGGCCGAGTCCTTCGACAAGAACATGATCGACAAGGACGAGTACCCGCGGACCGCGGACCTGGAGCAGCGGTGCGTGCGGATGCTCGCCGACCTGTGGCACGCCCCCGACCCGGGCCGCGCGATCGGTTGCTCGACGACGGGCTCGTCGGAGGCCTGCATGCTCGGCGGGCTGGCGCTCAAGCGGCGCTGGCAGCACCGGCGGAGGGCGGCGGGTCTCCCGACGGACCGCCCGAACATCGTGATGGGCGTGAACGTCCAGATCTGCTGGGACAAGTTCGCGAACTACTGGGACGTGGAGCCGCGGCTGGTCCCGATGGAGGGCGACCGGCTGCACCTGGGCGTCGAGGAGGCCGTCGCACTGTGCGACGAGAACACCATCGGCGTCGTCGCGATCCTGGGATCCACCTTCGACGGCAGCTACGAGCCGGTCGCGCAGCTGTGCGCAGCGCTCGACGACCTGCAGTCCCGCACCGGGCTGGACGTGCCGGTGCACGTCGACGGTGCGTCCGGGGCGATGGTCGCGCCGTTCTGCGACCCCGACCTGGAGTGGGACTTCCGGCTGCCACGGGTGGCGTCGATCAACACCTCCGGCCACAAGTACGGCCTGGTGCACCCGGGCGTCGGGTGGGCGGTGTGGCGCGACACCGACGCGCTGCCCGAGGACCTGGTGTTCCGGGTGAACTACCTCGGCGGTGACATGCCGACGTTCGCGCTGAACTTCTCCCGCCCCGGCGGCCAGGTGATCGCCCAGTACTACAACTTCCTGCGGCTGGGGCACGAGGGCTACGCCCGGGTGCAGGGCACCTGCCGGGAGATCGCGACCGGGCTGGCCCGGCGGATCGAGGCGACGGGCGCGTTCCGGCTGCTCACCGACGGCTCGCAGCTGCCGGTGTTCGCGTTCACCGTCGCCGACGGCGAGCCGTTCTCGGTGTTCGACGTGTCGGCGGGTCTGCGCGAGACGGGATGGCTGGTCCCGGCGTACACGTTCCCGGAGAACCGGGAGGACCTGGCGGCGCTGCGGATCGTGGTCCGCAACGGGTTCAGCCACGACCTGGCCGCGCTGCTGCTCGACGACCTGGCGCGGCTGCTGGAGCGGCTGCGCCGCCAGGCCGGTCCCGTCCGCGGGAGCGAGGCCGCGGGCTTCGCCCACGGGACGTGA
- a CDS encoding acyl-CoA synthetase, translated as MFLTSLTDSHDLDRAVTVGDDVLSRAELLDRAGRFAAGIPGDGPVAVHATASIDTVVAVTGAILAGVPVVPVPPDSGPAERGHVLTDSGATAWAGERPDDVDLPVVLPGAQPIGPRPVDPAATAMLLYTSGTTGRPKGAQLSGAAIAAGLDALYEVWDWTPDDTVAHGLPLFHVHGLILGVLGSLRRGSRVVHTVKPQPARYAAVGASMYFGVPTVWNRIVDEPDAARALSRARLLVSGSAPLPASLFDRIAALTGQAPVERYGMTETMITLSAHASGERRAGWVGLPVPGAETRLLPATDDPTDADTVPDDGETVGRLQVRGPMLFDGYLNRPDANDECWAGEGWFRTGDLAVRDAGGFHRIVGRESTDLIKSGGYRIGSGEIEAVLLDHPAVSEVAVVGVPDPDLGQRIVAYVVGDGHDAQVLIDHVAGQLSWHKRPREVVFLDGLPRNPMGKVQKKLLGT; from the coding sequence TTGTTCCTCACCTCGCTCACCGACAGCCACGACCTCGACCGCGCCGTCACCGTCGGCGACGACGTGCTCTCGCGCGCCGAGCTCCTCGACCGGGCGGGCCGGTTCGCCGCCGGCATCCCCGGCGACGGCCCGGTCGCCGTGCACGCGACCGCCTCGATCGACACCGTCGTCGCCGTCACCGGCGCGATCCTCGCCGGCGTGCCGGTCGTGCCCGTGCCGCCGGATTCCGGGCCCGCCGAGCGCGGCCACGTCCTCACCGACTCCGGCGCCACCGCCTGGGCCGGGGAACGCCCCGACGACGTCGACCTCCCCGTGGTCCTACCGGGGGCGCAGCCGATCGGCCCGCGCCCGGTCGACCCCGCCGCCACCGCGATGCTGCTCTACACCTCCGGCACCACCGGACGCCCCAAGGGCGCCCAGCTCTCCGGCGCCGCGATCGCCGCCGGCCTCGACGCCCTCTACGAGGTCTGGGACTGGACCCCCGACGACACCGTCGCCCACGGCCTGCCCCTGTTCCACGTCCACGGCCTGATCCTCGGCGTCCTCGGATCACTGCGCCGCGGCTCCCGCGTCGTGCACACCGTGAAGCCGCAGCCCGCCCGCTACGCCGCGGTCGGGGCGTCGATGTACTTCGGGGTGCCGACGGTGTGGAACCGCATCGTCGACGAACCCGACGCCGCCCGCGCCCTGTCCCGCGCCCGGCTGCTGGTGTCGGGCAGCGCGCCCCTGCCCGCATCGCTGTTCGACCGGATCGCCGCGCTCACCGGGCAGGCGCCGGTGGAGCGCTACGGCATGACCGAAACCATGATCACCCTGTCCGCGCACGCCTCCGGAGAACGCCGCGCCGGCTGGGTCGGACTCCCCGTCCCCGGCGCCGAGACCCGCCTGCTCCCCGCCACCGACGACCCGACCGACGCCGACACCGTCCCCGACGACGGCGAGACCGTCGGCCGCCTGCAGGTCCGCGGCCCCATGCTGTTCGACGGCTACCTGAACCGCCCGGACGCGAACGACGAGTGCTGGGCCGGCGAGGGCTGGTTCCGCACCGGTGACCTCGCCGTCCGCGACGCGGGCGGGTTCCACCGCATCGTCGGCCGCGAGTCCACCGACCTCATCAAGTCCGGCGGCTACCGCATCGGGTCCGGCGAGATCGAGGCCGTCCTGCTCGACCACCCCGCCGTGTCCGAGGTCGCCGTCGTCGGCGTCCCCGACCCCGACCTCGGCCAGAGGATCGTCGCCTACGTCGTCGGCGACGGCCACGACGCCCAGGTCCTCATCGACCACGTCGCCGGGCAGCTGTCCTGGCACAAGCGGCCGCGCGAGGTCGTGTTCCTCGACGGCCTGCCCCGCAACCCGATGGGCAAGGTCCAGAAGAAGCTGCTGGGAACCTGA
- a CDS encoding SLC13 family permease, producing MAVQVITLVVFAAVFVIAEVRRSHIGIVMFAAAAGMGLLVAGLPLDDIVAGFPVDILVLLVGVTFFFGIAKSNGTIGRLVDRALVVVGDRTAALPLTFFLLTGVVSAMGSPLGGLVMAPIGMTVAHRRGMDPMLMALAIGTGLSAGGFAPTSLFGIVTWGTASAAGIALNPLTLFAVAIIANLVLLGASYLMFSARSRVPVTTGGGAGPEVPGDEEPPAREPFRVTHWITVVAMLGLVAAVVVLAVLGAEPDVGVLAFAFGAALTLIDPDSGRGALKEIDWSTVLLVGGIITYVGVLQEIGSVDLLGDLAASLTVPLLAALVVCAVCGLVSAFASTTGILAALVPLAIPLVQQGGIPGWALICALGVCSSIVDVSPFSTVGATLVATTVDEQERPRMTALLTRWGLSMVVIGPIALVGALVLPAMAV from the coding sequence ATGGCGGTGCAGGTCATCACGCTGGTGGTGTTCGCGGCGGTCTTCGTGATCGCCGAGGTCCGCCGGTCCCACATCGGGATCGTCATGTTCGCGGCCGCCGCCGGCATGGGGCTGCTCGTCGCGGGCCTGCCGCTCGACGACATCGTCGCGGGCTTCCCGGTCGACATCCTGGTCCTGCTGGTCGGGGTGACCTTCTTCTTCGGGATCGCGAAGTCCAACGGCACCATCGGCCGGCTGGTGGACCGGGCGCTGGTCGTCGTCGGCGACCGGACCGCGGCGCTGCCGCTGACGTTCTTCCTGCTCACCGGTGTGGTGTCGGCGATGGGCTCGCCACTGGGCGGGCTGGTCATGGCGCCGATCGGGATGACGGTGGCGCACCGGCGCGGGATGGACCCGATGCTGATGGCGCTGGCGATCGGCACCGGGCTGTCGGCGGGCGGGTTCGCGCCGACGTCGCTGTTCGGGATCGTCACCTGGGGGACGGCGTCGGCGGCGGGCATCGCCCTCAACCCGCTGACCCTGTTCGCGGTCGCGATCATCGCGAACCTGGTGCTGCTGGGCGCGTCCTACCTGATGTTCTCCGCCCGCAGCCGCGTCCCGGTCACGACGGGCGGCGGCGCCGGGCCCGAGGTGCCCGGTGACGAGGAGCCCCCGGCCCGCGAGCCGTTCCGCGTGACGCACTGGATCACCGTCGTCGCGATGCTCGGCCTGGTCGCGGCGGTCGTCGTGCTGGCGGTGCTCGGCGCCGAGCCCGACGTCGGGGTGCTGGCCTTCGCCTTCGGCGCGGCGCTCACCCTGATCGACCCGGACAGCGGCCGCGGCGCCCTGAAGGAGATCGACTGGTCCACCGTCCTGCTGGTCGGCGGGATCATCACCTACGTCGGTGTGCTGCAGGAGATCGGCTCGGTCGACCTGCTGGGTGACCTCGCCGCGAGCCTCACCGTCCCGCTGCTCGCCGCCCTGGTGGTCTGCGCGGTGTGCGGGCTGGTGTCGGCGTTCGCGTCGACCACCGGCATCCTCGCCGCACTGGTGCCGCTGGCGATCCCGCTGGTCCAGCAGGGCGGGATCCCGGGCTGGGCGCTGATCTGCGCGCTGGGGGTCTGCTCGTCCATCGTGGACGTGTCACCCTTCTCGACGGTGGGTGCGACGCTGGTCGCCACCACCGTCGACGAGCAGGAACGTCCCCGCATGACCGCGCTGCTGACCCGCTGGGGCCTGTCCATGGTCGTCATCGGCCCGATCGCGCTGGTGGGAGCCCTCGTGCTGCCCGCCATGGCGGTCTGA
- a CDS encoding IclR family transcriptional regulator: MAPTNSVVTAVRVLEAVGERQPVGLSDLARAVALPKSTVQRTLRTLAEVGWCVTDDTARWRLTYRAFAVGNQARDAGGLRAVAVPVLHELQLATGETVHLAAPDGRELVLLERLDTAHRLRAFLPLGHRIPLHASATGQAYLAACTPAEVDSYLAGPLEPSTRHTVVDPDLLRARIAEVRERGWSVNPEGLSDGIAAVGAPVLGPDGRPVGALSVSGPTVRMSEEVFDDHGRAAADAARRISRDLGARP; encoded by the coding sequence ATGGCTCCGACGAACAGCGTGGTGACCGCGGTCCGCGTCCTGGAGGCGGTGGGGGAGCGTCAGCCCGTCGGGCTGTCGGACCTGGCCCGGGCGGTCGCGTTGCCCAAGAGCACCGTGCAGCGCACCCTGCGCACGCTCGCCGAGGTCGGGTGGTGCGTCACCGACGACACCGCACGCTGGCGGCTCACCTACCGTGCGTTCGCCGTCGGCAACCAGGCCCGCGACGCCGGCGGCCTGCGGGCGGTGGCGGTCCCGGTGCTGCACGAGCTGCAGCTCGCGACGGGGGAGACCGTGCACCTGGCCGCCCCGGACGGCCGCGAGCTGGTCCTGCTCGAACGGCTCGACACCGCGCACCGGCTGCGCGCGTTCCTGCCGTTGGGCCACCGCATCCCGCTGCACGCCTCGGCCACCGGCCAGGCCTACCTCGCCGCCTGCACCCCGGCGGAGGTCGACTCCTACCTCGCCGGCCCGCTGGAACCCTCCACCCGGCACACCGTCGTCGACCCCGACCTGCTGCGGGCCCGGATCGCCGAGGTGCGCGAGCGCGGGTGGTCGGTCAATCCCGAGGGGCTCTCCGACGGCATCGCCGCGGTCGGCGCCCCCGTCCTCGGTCCCGACGGCCGTCCGGTCGGGGCGCTGTCGGTGTCCGGCCCCACGGTGCGCATGTCCGAGGAGGTCTTCGACGACCACGGCCGCGCCGCCGCCGACGCCGCCCGGCGCATCTCCCGCGACCTGGGGGCCCGCCCGTAG